A DNA window from Sphingomonas changnyeongensis contains the following coding sequences:
- a CDS encoding lysophospholipid acyltransferase family protein, which yields MRADTLGTMRAVARLIALVLACTACVAAHGASRALGRRSAWPRRFLAVVAAICGVRVERRGQPLDRDVLFVANHLSWLDIPIIAGATGTAFVAMDGLRSWPLIGWLAALNNTVFVDRGNRLGVHGQVGAVRAALARHQAIAIFPEGTTSDGVTLLPFKPALLEVVAPPPRAIRVQPLFLDYGAARHLAWVGDEPAPANAWRVLTRPGRFTVRLSCLNPFDPADLPDRKAVATEARRRILAASAHALAPV from the coding sequence ATGCGCGCTGACACGCTCGGCACAATGCGGGCGGTCGCGCGGCTGATCGCGCTGGTGCTTGCCTGCACGGCCTGTGTCGCCGCCCATGGCGCGAGCCGCGCGCTCGGCCGGCGTTCGGCCTGGCCGCGCCGCTTTCTGGCGGTGGTCGCCGCGATCTGCGGCGTCCGGGTCGAACGACGCGGCCAGCCGCTTGACCGCGACGTGCTGTTCGTCGCCAACCATCTGAGCTGGCTCGACATTCCGATCATCGCCGGGGCGACCGGCACCGCCTTTGTGGCGATGGACGGGCTCAGGTCCTGGCCGCTGATCGGCTGGCTCGCCGCACTCAACAACACGGTATTCGTCGATCGCGGCAACCGGCTGGGCGTGCACGGACAGGTCGGCGCGGTGCGCGCGGCGCTCGCCCGCCATCAGGCGATCGCCATCTTTCCCGAAGGCACGACCAGCGACGGGGTGACGCTGCTGCCGTTCAAGCCGGCGCTGCTCGAAGTCGTCGCACCCCCGCCGCGCGCGATCCGCGTCCAGCCGCTGTTCCTCGATTATGGCGCGGCGCGGCATCTGGCCTGGGTGGGCGACGAACCGGCCCCCGCCAATGCCTGGCGCGTGCTGACCCGGCCCGGGCGCTTCACCGTGCGACTGTCATGCCTCAATCCGTTCGACCCGGCAGACCTTCCCGACCGCAAGGCGGTGGCGACCGAGGCGCGGCGGCGGATCCTGGCGGCTTCCGCCCACGCCCTCGCGCCTGTATAG
- a CDS encoding MucR family transcriptional regulator → MSDHATSQNDLIALTADIVAAHVSNNMLSVNEVSTLIAEVHGALSALANPAPSAEPRPEPPVSIRASVKPDYLICLEDGKKLKMLKRHLMTHYGMTPDDYRAKWNLPADYPMVAPNYADQRRSLAKQIGLGKRPRQR, encoded by the coding sequence ATGTCCGATCACGCCACCTCGCAGAACGACTTGATCGCGCTGACCGCCGATATCGTCGCTGCACATGTCAGCAACAATATGCTGTCGGTTAACGAGGTGTCCACCTTGATTGCCGAAGTGCATGGCGCACTTTCGGCGCTGGCAAATCCCGCGCCCAGCGCCGAACCGCGCCCCGAACCGCCGGTGTCGATCCGGGCGTCGGTCAAGCCCGACTATCTGATCTGTCTTGAGGACGGCAAGAAGCTCAAGATGCTCAAGCGTCATCTGATGACGCATTATGGCATGACGCCCGACGACTATCGGGCGAAATGGAACCTGCCCGCCGATTATCCGATGGTCGCGCCCAATTATGCCGATCAGCGCCGTTCGCTCGCCAAGCAGATCGGGCTGGGCAAGCGCCCGCGCCAGCGCTGA
- a CDS encoding malonic semialdehyde reductase gives MGELPQQALDQLFFSARSYNGYLDKPVPQATLERIWELMKMGPTSANILPARIIWCTSDAAKQKLAACASAQNQPKILSAPVTVIIGMDLDFPETVPELFPHNPGAKDWFADPVARETAAFRNSSLQGGYFILAARAVGLDTGPMSGFDNQAVDAAFFAGTAIRSNFISTLGHGDPASIFPRLPRPGFDRFNTIV, from the coding sequence ATGGGCGAATTGCCGCAGCAGGCGCTCGACCAGCTGTTTTTCAGCGCGCGCAGCTATAACGGCTATCTGGACAAGCCGGTGCCGCAGGCGACGCTTGAACGGATCTGGGAGCTGATGAAGATGGGGCCGACCTCGGCCAACATCCTGCCCGCCCGGATCATCTGGTGCACCAGCGACGCGGCGAAGCAGAAGCTCGCCGCCTGTGCGAGCGCGCAGAACCAGCCCAAGATCCTGAGCGCGCCGGTGACCGTGATCATCGGCATGGACCTGGATTTCCCGGAAACGGTGCCCGAACTCTTCCCGCACAATCCAGGCGCGAAGGACTGGTTTGCCGACCCGGTGGCGCGCGAGACCGCCGCGTTCCGCAATTCCTCGCTGCAGGGCGGCTATTTCATCCTCGCCGCCCGCGCCGTGGGGCTGGACACCGGGCCGATGTCGGGGTTCGACAATCAGGCGGTCGATGCGGCGTTTTTCGCCGGCACGGCGATCCGGTCGAACTTCATCTCCACGCTCGGGCATGGCGATCCGGCGAGCATCTTCCCGCGCCTGCCCCGGCCGGGCTTTGACCGCTTCAACACCATCGTCTGA
- a CDS encoding GNAT family N-acetyltransferase, with protein MTGLTTGAAISAGSARDLGDVMVAMTDAFDPRFGEAWTEAQCGGILGMPGSHLLVARDGDRPTGFAMLRTIADETELLLIAVRAGDQRRGIGRALLARVIDLARSQGARALHLEVRDGNGAAWLYREAGFVQVGRRRQYYRGRDGESFDALTFRLRLG; from the coding sequence GTGACCGGACTGACCACCGGCGCGGCGATTTCGGCCGGCAGCGCGCGCGACCTGGGCGACGTGATGGTCGCGATGACCGATGCCTTCGATCCCCGATTCGGCGAGGCGTGGACCGAGGCGCAGTGCGGCGGGATCCTGGGCATGCCGGGTAGCCATCTGCTCGTCGCGCGCGACGGCGACCGCCCGACCGGCTTTGCCATGCTGCGCACCATCGCCGACGAGACCGAGCTGCTGCTGATCGCGGTGCGCGCCGGGGACCAGCGACGGGGCATCGGCCGGGCGCTGCTGGCGCGCGTCATCGATCTTGCCCGCAGCCAGGGCGCGCGCGCGCTGCACCTTGAGGTGCGCGACGGCAATGGCGCGGCCTGGCTCTACCGCGAGGCGGGCTTTGTGCAGGTGGGCCGGCGGCGGCAATATTATCGCGGCCGCGACGGCGAGAGTTTCGACGCGCTGACCTTCCGCCTGCGCCTTGGCTGA
- a CDS encoding Fur family transcriptional regulator — protein MPRKIDVEALCAEKGLRITDQRRVIARVLSEADDHPDVEKVHARAAAIDPGISIATVYRTVRLFEEAGILERHDFGDGRARYEAAPDAHHDHLIDVESGEVIEFVDPELELLQRQIAEKLGYRLVDHRMELYGVSIARPKS, from the coding sequence ATGCCTCGCAAGATCGATGTTGAAGCGCTGTGCGCCGAAAAGGGACTTCGCATCACCGACCAGCGGCGCGTGATCGCGCGCGTGCTGTCGGAGGCGGACGATCATCCCGATGTCGAAAAGGTCCATGCCCGGGCCGCGGCGATCGATCCGGGCATTTCGATCGCGACCGTCTACCGCACGGTCCGGCTGTTCGAGGAAGCCGGCATTCTGGAACGCCATGATTTCGGCGATGGCCGCGCCCGTTACGAAGCCGCGCCCGACGCGCATCACGACCATCTGATCGACGTCGAATCCGGCGAGGTGATCGAGTTTGTCGATCCCGAGCTGGAACTGCTCCAGCGCCAGATCGCCGAAAAGCTCGGCTACCGGCTCGTCGACCACCGGATGGAGCTTTATGGCGTCTCGATCGCGCGCCCCAAAAGCTGA
- the miaB gene encoding tRNA (N6-isopentenyl adenosine(37)-C2)-methylthiotransferase MiaB — translation MTRPTPSTYRVKSFGCQMNVYDGERMAEMLAARGLTAAAEGEDADLVVLNTCHIREKASEKVYSEVGRLRREDGSRPLVAVAGCVAQAEGEEIRRRTRDVDIVVGPQAYHRLPGLIDTAVAGGHAVDTDMPADSKFGALPGRARRAAPSAFLTVQEGCDKFCTYCVVPYTRGAEVSRPWGQIMDEARALVDAGAREITLLGQNVNAWAHDGRYLHDLIEAMAGLSGLARIRYTTSHPNDMHDGLIAAHRDIDKLMPFLHLPVQSGSDRILKAMNRSHDADSYLRLIDRVRAARPDIAISGDYIVGFPGETDADFDATLKVVERIGHAQAFSFKYSPRPGTPAATMDGQVEAQVMDERLKRLQALIGQQQHAFNLASVGRDTTVLLERAGRHPGQLIGKSPWLQSVVVEQGAIGDLVDVRISAAGPNSLSGVIAQKEAA, via the coding sequence ATGACCAGGCCCACCCCGTCCACCTACCGCGTCAAATCCTTTGGCTGCCAGATGAACGTCTATGACGGCGAGCGCATGGCCGAGATGCTGGCCGCGCGCGGCCTGACCGCGGCGGCCGAGGGCGAGGATGCCGATCTGGTCGTCCTCAACACCTGCCACATCCGTGAAAAGGCGTCGGAAAAAGTCTATTCGGAGGTCGGCCGCCTGCGCCGCGAGGATGGCAGCCGCCCGCTGGTCGCGGTCGCCGGCTGCGTCGCCCAGGCCGAGGGCGAGGAGATTCGCCGCCGCACGCGCGACGTGGATATCGTCGTCGGCCCGCAGGCCTATCACCGCCTGCCCGGCCTGATCGACACGGCGGTCGCCGGCGGCCATGCCGTCGACACCGACATGCCGGCCGATTCGAAGTTCGGCGCCCTGCCCGGCCGTGCGCGCCGCGCCGCCCCCAGCGCCTTTCTGACCGTGCAGGAAGGCTGCGACAAATTCTGCACCTATTGCGTCGTACCCTATACGCGCGGCGCCGAAGTGTCGCGCCCCTGGGGCCAGATCATGGACGAAGCGCGGGCGCTGGTCGATGCCGGCGCGCGCGAGATCACGCTCCTGGGCCAGAACGTCAATGCCTGGGCGCATGACGGGCGCTATCTGCACGACCTGATCGAGGCGATGGCCGGCCTGTCGGGGCTGGCGCGCATCCGCTACACGACCAGCCACCCCAATGACATGCATGACGGGCTGATCGCGGCGCACCGCGACATCGACAAGCTGATGCCCTTCCTGCATCTGCCCGTGCAGTCGGGCAGCGACCGCATCCTGAAGGCGATGAACCGCAGCCACGACGCCGACAGCTATTTACGGCTGATCGACCGGGTGCGCGCCGCCCGCCCCGACATTGCGATTTCGGGCGATTACATCGTCGGCTTCCCCGGCGAAACCGATGCCGATTTCGACGCGACGCTCAAGGTCGTCGAACGCATCGGCCATGCGCAGGCGTTTTCGTTCAAATATTCGCCGCGCCCCGGCACCCCGGCCGCAACCATGGACGGCCAGGTCGAGGCGCAGGTGATGGATGAACGGCTGAAGCGGCTGCAGGCGCTGATCGGCCAGCAGCAGCATGCGTTCAACCTGGCAAGCGTCGGCCGCGACACGACCGTGCTGCTCGAACGCGCCGGCCGCCATCCCGGCCAGCTGATCGGCAAATCGCCCTGGCTGCAATCGGTGGTTGTCGAACAGGGCGCGATCGGCGACCTTGTGGATGTGCGGATCAGCGCGGCGGGGCCGAACAGCCTGTCGGGCGTGATCGCGCAGAAGGAGGCCGCTTGA
- the tsaB gene encoding tRNA (adenosine(37)-N6)-threonylcarbamoyltransferase complex dimerization subunit type 1 TsaB, whose protein sequence is MADGARHGRRLAIETATDNCSVALFEGDRLIGHCHEAVGRGHAERLVPMIAALPDRGRADLVSVDCGPGSFTGIRVGLAAARALGLAWGVPVQGFSSLALLAARAHHELGLAGEVAVAIIGGHGEYFVQSFAGPCMDPITDLASLPPAEAALACGGRPLIGSGAAALAAAGATGAVHPLATDARWAIAISGPLANLPPVPVYGRAPDARPAAA, encoded by the coding sequence ATGGCGGACGGAGCGCGGCATGGCCGGCGGCTGGCGATCGAAACCGCGACCGACAACTGTTCGGTCGCGCTGTTCGAGGGCGACCGGCTGATCGGCCATTGCCACGAGGCGGTCGGGCGCGGCCATGCCGAACGGCTGGTGCCGATGATCGCCGCCCTGCCCGACCGCGGCCGCGCCGATCTGGTGAGCGTCGATTGCGGGCCGGGCAGCTTTACCGGCATCCGCGTCGGGCTGGCGGCGGCGCGGGCGCTGGGCCTGGCCTGGGGCGTGCCGGTGCAGGGGTTTTCCTCGCTTGCCCTGCTTGCCGCGCGCGCGCACCACGAACTCGGCCTGGCCGGCGAGGTGGCGGTTGCAATCATCGGCGGACATGGCGAGTATTTCGTCCAGTCGTTCGCGGGGCCATGCATGGATCCGATCACCGATTTGGCATCCCTGCCGCCCGCCGAAGCGGCGCTGGCCTGTGGCGGCCGGCCGCTGATCGGATCGGGTGCCGCCGCGCTGGCCGCTGCCGGCGCGACCGGGGCGGTCCACCCGCTTGCCACCGATGCACGCTGGGCGATCGCGATTTCAGGGCCGCTCGCCAACCTGCCCCCCGTCCCCGTCTATGGCCGCGCGCCCGATGCGCGCCCGGCCGCCGCGTGA
- a CDS encoding NifU family protein yields MLIQTESTPNPATLKFLPGREVMGMGTRDFATPEEAEASPLAAALFALGDVEGVFFGYDFVSVTAAPGVAWSDLKPQVLGVLLDHFAGNMPLFATGSAAGIEILDEVADDPADADIVAQIRELIETRVRPAVANDGGDIVYRGFNKGTVFLKMQGACSGCPSSSATLKHGIESLLKHYVPEVTAVQAV; encoded by the coding sequence ATGCTGATCCAGACCGAATCGACCCCCAACCCCGCGACTCTCAAATTCCTGCCCGGCCGCGAGGTGATGGGCATGGGGACGCGCGATTTCGCCACCCCGGAAGAGGCCGAGGCCTCGCCGCTTGCCGCCGCCCTGTTCGCGCTGGGCGATGTGGAGGGGGTGTTTTTCGGCTATGATTTCGTGTCGGTCACGGCCGCGCCCGGTGTCGCCTGGTCGGATCTCAAACCGCAGGTGCTGGGCGTGCTGCTCGATCATTTCGCGGGCAACATGCCGCTGTTCGCAACCGGCTCGGCTGCCGGGATCGAAATCCTCGACGAGGTCGCCGACGACCCCGCCGATGCCGACATCGTCGCCCAGATCCGCGAGCTGATCGAAACCCGCGTCCGCCCGGCGGTCGCCAATGACGGCGGCGACATCGTCTATCGCGGCTTCAACAAGGGCACGGTGTTCCTGAAGATGCAGGGCGCCTGTTCGGGCTGCCCGTCGTCGAGCGCGACGCTCAAGCACGGGATCGAGAGCCTGCTCAAACATTATGTCCCCGAAGTGACCGCCGTTCAGGCGGTCTGA